In one window of Microbacterium sp. PM5 DNA:
- a CDS encoding sugar ABC transporter substrate-binding protein: MTSTKKIARVVAIGATALLIGGGLAACAGGNGGSSSGGSASSIDEALKAGGEITYWTWTPSAKDQVAAFEKAYPNVKVNLVNTGGANDNNTKLQNAISAGSGIPDVVQIEYQSLPQFQLAGSLLDLSAYGFGDLKDDYTASTWGAVSQNGGIWGLPQDSGPMALFYNKEVFDKFGLTVPKTWDEFVAAGEKLHAADPTKFITNDQGTDAGFGTSMIWQAGGRPFKTDGENVTIDLNDAGAKKWTAVWDKLLASGSLGNIPGWSDQWFQALGDGTIASLPIGAWMPGVLEANVPGGKGKWAVAPMPTYDGTPATAENGGSSEVVMKGSKNQALAAGFLKWLNNSQDSIDVFLKSGGFPATTKDLESSDFLNKTSDYFGGQAINQVLVDATKSVGTGWQYLPWQSYANSIYADTVGKAYLNKTSIADGLKAWQDKNVSYGTDQGFSVNK; encoded by the coding sequence ATGACAAGCACCAAGAAGATCGCGCGTGTGGTCGCGATCGGAGCCACCGCGCTCCTGATCGGCGGCGGCCTCGCGGCGTGCGCCGGCGGCAACGGCGGCTCGAGCTCGGGCGGCAGCGCGTCGTCGATCGACGAGGCCCTGAAGGCCGGCGGCGAGATCACCTACTGGACGTGGACCCCTTCCGCCAAGGATCAGGTCGCCGCGTTCGAGAAGGCCTACCCGAACGTCAAGGTCAACCTCGTCAACACCGGTGGCGCGAACGACAACAACACCAAGCTGCAGAACGCGATCTCGGCCGGCTCGGGCATCCCCGACGTCGTCCAGATCGAGTACCAGTCGCTCCCGCAGTTCCAGCTGGCCGGTTCGCTCCTGGACCTCAGCGCGTACGGCTTCGGCGACCTCAAGGACGACTACACGGCATCCACGTGGGGTGCGGTGTCGCAGAACGGTGGCATCTGGGGCCTTCCGCAGGACTCGGGCCCCATGGCCCTGTTCTACAACAAGGAGGTCTTCGACAAGTTCGGTCTGACCGTGCCGAAGACGTGGGACGAGTTCGTCGCGGCGGGTGAGAAGCTGCACGCGGCAGACCCGACGAAGTTCATCACGAACGACCAGGGCACCGACGCCGGCTTCGGCACCTCGATGATCTGGCAGGCCGGCGGCCGCCCGTTCAAGACCGATGGCGAGAATGTCACGATCGACCTGAACGACGCGGGCGCGAAGAAGTGGACCGCTGTCTGGGACAAGCTGCTCGCCAGCGGCTCGCTCGGCAACATCCCCGGCTGGAGCGACCAGTGGTTCCAGGCTCTCGGTGACGGCACGATCGCCTCGCTGCCGATCGGCGCCTGGATGCCGGGTGTTCTCGAGGCCAACGTCCCCGGCGGCAAGGGCAAGTGGGCTGTCGCGCCCATGCCGACCTACGACGGCACCCCGGCCACGGCCGAGAACGGCGGATCGTCCGAGGTCGTCATGAAGGGCTCGAAGAACCAGGCTCTCGCGGCCGGCTTCCTCAAGTGGCTGAACAACTCGCAGGATTCGATCGACGTCTTCCTGAAGTCGGGCGGCTTCCCCGCGACGACGAAGGACCTCGAGTCGTCTGACTTCCTGAACAAGACCTCGGACTACTTCGGTGGCCAGGCCATTAACCAGGTTCTCGTCGACGCGACCAAGTCGGTGGGCACCGGATGGCAGTACCTGCCGTGGCAGTCGTACGCCAACAGCATCTACGCCGACACCGTCGGCAAGGCCTACCTGAACAAGACGTCCATCGCGGACGGACTGAAGGCCTGGCAGGACAAGAACGTGTCGTACGGCACG
- a CDS encoding carbohydrate ABC transporter permease — MTGRPRRRRRSEIGEKGPRKSPLLTIIMSLFLIYSFLPLLWLVISSTKTQQSLIGSFGLWFSGPFALFDNIGQVLTYNDGIFLRWFLNTLIYVVIGAGGATLLATLAGYGLAKYNFPGKRAVFAVILGAIAVPGTALAVPTFLMFSQLGLTNTMWAIIIPSLISPFGLYLIWVYAVDSVPTELLEAARVDGSGEFRTFFTISLRLLAPGVVTVALFAIVATWNNYFLPLIMLNDPNLFPLTIGLQQWNLQAVGVSSQPIFNLVITGSLLTIVPIVIAFLLLQRYWQSGLSAGSVKQ, encoded by the coding sequence ATGACCGGTCGTCCCCGTCGCCGTCGGCGCTCCGAGATCGGCGAGAAGGGGCCGCGCAAGTCGCCCCTGCTGACGATCATCATGTCGCTGTTCCTGATCTACTCCTTCCTGCCGCTGCTGTGGCTCGTGATCAGCTCGACCAAGACGCAGCAGTCGCTCATCGGATCGTTCGGCCTGTGGTTCTCGGGGCCCTTCGCCCTGTTCGACAACATCGGCCAGGTCCTCACCTACAACGACGGCATCTTCCTGCGGTGGTTCCTGAATACGCTGATCTACGTCGTGATCGGAGCCGGGGGTGCGACGCTGCTGGCGACGCTGGCCGGCTACGGCCTCGCGAAGTACAACTTCCCCGGCAAGCGCGCCGTCTTCGCCGTGATCCTCGGTGCCATCGCGGTGCCGGGAACGGCCCTCGCCGTGCCCACGTTCCTCATGTTCAGCCAGCTCGGCCTCACGAACACGATGTGGGCGATCATCATCCCGTCCCTGATCTCGCCCTTCGGTCTGTACCTGATCTGGGTCTACGCGGTCGACTCCGTGCCCACCGAACTGCTCGAAGCAGCCCGCGTGGACGGATCGGGTGAGTTCCGGACGTTCTTCACGATCTCACTGCGTCTGTTGGCGCCCGGCGTCGTCACCGTGGCCCTCTTCGCGATCGTGGCGACCTGGAACAACTACTTCCTGCCCCTCATCATGCTCAACGACCCCAACCTGTTCCCGCTGACCATCGGTCTGCAGCAGTGGAACCTCCAAGCCGTCGGCGTCAGCTCGCAGCCGATCTTCAACCTGGTCATCACCGGGTCGCTCCTCACGATCGTTCCGATCGTCATCGCCTTCCTCCTCCTCCAGCGCTACTGGCAGTCCGGCCTGAGCGCGGGAAGCGTCAAGCAGTGA
- a CDS encoding sugar ABC transporter permease, which yields MSALTAPAPARRRVRRTDRQWAGFWFVLPFLIVFAVTFLAPLAYSIYLSVFRTKLIGGTSFVGADNYLQAFSDPQFWAGFANVFLVLVIQVPIMLLLALIAALALDSRRLAGSSFFRIGIFLPYAVPGVVAVLMWGFMYSDRLGLAGNINQLVGFDLVTPFTQQWILLAIGNIITWEFIGYNMLIFYSALRTIPEDLYEAAALDGAGQFRIIRAIKLPALRGALVIATIFSIIGSFQLFNEPNILKTLVPNLLTTYFTPNMYAYNLSFIGQQVNYAATIAIIMGVITAVIAYVVQLRGTRKENR from the coding sequence ATGTCCGCACTCACCGCACCCGCACCGGCTCGACGCCGCGTGCGTCGGACCGACCGCCAATGGGCGGGGTTCTGGTTCGTCCTGCCCTTCCTGATCGTGTTCGCCGTGACGTTCCTCGCGCCGCTGGCCTACTCGATCTATCTCAGCGTCTTTCGCACGAAGCTGATCGGCGGCACGTCCTTCGTCGGTGCCGACAACTACCTGCAGGCGTTCTCCGACCCCCAGTTCTGGGCGGGGTTCGCAAACGTCTTCCTCGTGCTCGTCATCCAGGTGCCGATCATGCTGCTGCTGGCGCTCATCGCCGCCCTCGCCCTGGACTCGCGCCGCCTGGCCGGCAGCTCCTTCTTCCGCATCGGCATCTTCCTGCCCTACGCGGTGCCCGGCGTCGTCGCGGTGCTCATGTGGGGCTTCATGTACTCCGACCGTCTGGGGCTGGCGGGCAACATCAACCAGCTCGTCGGCTTCGACCTCGTGACCCCGTTCACCCAGCAGTGGATCCTGCTGGCGATCGGCAACATCATCACGTGGGAGTTCATCGGCTACAACATGCTGATCTTCTACTCGGCACTGCGCACCATCCCCGAGGACCTCTACGAGGCGGCGGCGCTGGACGGCGCCGGTCAGTTCCGCATCATCCGCGCGATCAAGCTGCCTGCCCTGCGCGGTGCGCTGGTGATCGCGACGATCTTCTCGATCATCGGCAGCTTCCAGCTGTTCAACGAACCCAACATCCTCAAGACGCTGGTCCCGAACCTGCTCACGACGTACTTCACCCCGAACATGTACGCCTACAACCTGAGCTTCATCGGCCAGCAGGTCAACTACGCCGCCACCATCGCGATCATCATGGGCGTCATCACCGCCGTCATCGCCTACGTCGTCCAGCTGCGCGGCACCCGTAAGGAGAACCGCTGA